Proteins from one Neodiprion fabricii isolate iyNeoFabr1 chromosome 5, iyNeoFabr1.1, whole genome shotgun sequence genomic window:
- the LOC124183844 gene encoding ubiquitin-like modifier-activating enzyme 1 has protein sequence MSSAEVVESSVDPPAKKRRVAAATTGGAENPTAIVEMAKNGSTSRAPAEIDEGLYSRQLYVLGHDAMRRMASSDVLISGLGGLGVEIAKNVILGGVKSVTLHDDTVCQITDLGSQFYLTESDVGKNRAEACSYHLSELNNYVPTRHYAGPLSKKYIKNFKVIVLTNTSLSEQLRISEITHANNIALIIAETRGLFSQVFCDFGPSFTVVDTNGEPPISAMVASISRDVEGIVTCLDDSRHGMEDGDYVTFSEIQGTTELNGCEPKKIKVLGPYTFSIGDTTKYSEYIRGGIVTQVKMPKTLEFKPLKVALKEPEFLITDFGKFDYPEQLHLAFTTLHKYIETKGRLPRPWNQEDAQEFVAVAKSVKEDGGNDIEINVELLETFAKVSAGDLNPMNATIGGVVAQEVMKACSGKFSPIFQWLYFDAIECLPADKSELSEEDACPTGTRYDSQVAVFGRKFQSKIGALKYFVVGAGAIGCELLKNFAMMGVGAENGCVTVTDMDLIEKSNLNRQFLFRPTDVQRSKASTAARVIKGMNPNMKVIAHENRVGPETEKTYNDEFFEVLDGVANALDNVDARIYMDRRCVYYRKPLLESGTLGTKGNTQVVVPFLTESYSSSQDPPEKSIPICTLKNFPNAIEHTLQWARDTFEGLFKQAAESAAQHISDPLFIERTLKLPGVQPLEVLEAVKTALIDERPRSFTDCVAWARCHWQEQYSNQIRQLLFNFPPDQVTTSGQPFWSGPKRCPVPLTFDLNDRLHLDYIIATANLKAAVYGIPPIRNRNDIASIVSQIKVPDFVPKSGVKIAETDSQVQVSNGSGNVDHDRLNQLQEELANAEGLDGLVIHPQEFEKDDDTNFHIDFIVAASNLRAANYKIPQADRHKSKLIAGKIIPAIATTTSVVAGLVCLELIKLARGVTDLSIYKNGFVNLALPFFGFSEPIAAPKLKYYDTEWTLWDRFEVKGELTLKEFLDYFKEKHNLEVTMLSQGVCMLYSFFMAKAKCQERMGLPMSEVVKKVSKKKLEPHVRALVFELCCNDSDGNDVEVPYVRYTLP, from the coding sequence ATGTCTAGTGCTGAGGTGGTGGAGAGCTCCGTTGACCCCCCAGCCAAGAAGCGACGCGTTGCTGCTGCGACTACGGGAGGAGCCGAGAACCCCACGGCGATCGTAGAGATGGCGAAAAATGGCTCGACTTCCCGCGCACCGGCCGAAATCGACGAGGGACTTTACTCCCGTCAGCTGTACGTCCTCGGGCACGATGCCATGCGCCGAATGGCGTCTTCGGACGTTCTGATATCGGGCCTCGGCGGCCTGGGTGTAGAAATTGCGAAGAACGTTATCCTCGGCGGCGTAAAGTCCGTGACCTTGCACGACGACACCGTCTGTCAAATAACCGACCTCGGCTCTCAGTTTTACCTGACCGAGTCTGACGTTGGAAAGAATCGCGCCGAGGCTTGCAGCTACCATTTATCCGAGCTGAATAATTACGTCCCGACTCGTCACTATGCCGGCCCCTTGTCCaagaaatatattaaaaatttcaaggtcATTGTCCTCACAAACACATCACTTTCCGAGCAACTACGCATATCTGAAATAACCCACGCCAATAATATCGCTCTGATCATCGCCGAGACTCGTGGTCTGTTCTCCCAAGTCTTCTGCGACTTTGGCCCTTCTTTCACCGTCGTAGATACCAACGGTGAACCTCCGATCAGCGCCATGGTAGCCAGTATATCCAGGGACGTCGAGGGTATTGTGACCTGCCTCGACGACAGCAGGCACGGCATGGAGGATGGAGATTACGTCACCTTTTCCGAAATCCAAGGCACCACGGAGCTCAACGGCTGTGAACCTAAGAAGATCAAGGTGCTCGGCCCGTACACGTTCAGCATCGGAGATACCACAAAGTACTCGGAGTACATTAGAGGCGGTATTGTGACTCAGGTGAAAATGCCAAAAACATTGGAATTCAAGCCACTCAAAGTGGCTCTGAAGGAGCCGGAATTCCTCATCACCGATTTTGGCAAGTTTGACTATCCGGAACAACTGCATCTTGCCTTTACCACACTGCACAAATACATTGAGACTAAAGGACGCCTTCCTCGCCCTTGGAATCAAGAAGATGCCCAGGAATTTGTAGCTGTTGCTAAATCAGTGAAGGAAGATGGTGGAAACGACATTGAGATTAACGTTGAGCTGCTAGAAACTTTTGCCAAAGTTTCCGCCGGAGATTTGAATCCCATGAATGCAACGATCGGAGGTGTAGTTGCTCAAGAAGTCATGAAAGCTTGCTCCGGAAAGTTTTCCCCAATTTTCCAGTGGCTCTACTTCGACGCCATCGAATGCCTGCCCGCTGATAAGTCGGAATTATCAGAGGAAGATGCCTGTCCAACCGGGACTCGTTACGATTCTCAAGTTGCCGTGTTTGGGAGAAAATTCCAATCGAAAATTGGGGCACTCAAGTACTTTGTCGTTGGAGCTGGCGCAATTGGCTGTGAATTGCTAAAGAATTTTGCCATGATGGGTGTTGGTGCGGAAAATGGCTGCGTCACCGTGACTGATATGGActtaattgaaaaatccaaCTTGAATAgacaatttttgttcagaCCTACGGACGTTCAAAGATCCAAGGCTTCTACCGCTGCACGAGTAATTAAAGGCATGAATCCTAACATGAAGGTGATTGCCCACGAGAATAGAGTTGGACCAGAAACTGAGAAAACTTACAACGACGAGTTCTTTGAAGTACTCGATGGAGTCGCCAATGCCTTGGACAATGTGGATGCCAGAATTTACATGGACCGAAGATGTGTGTACTACCGAAAACCACTGCTTGAATCCGGAACCCTGGGAACCAAGGGAAACACTCAAGTTGTTGTGCCGTTCCTAACGGAGTCTTACAGTTCGTCTCAAGACCCTCCGGAGAAGAGCATCCCAATTTGTACTTTAAAGAATTTTCCGAATGCCATTGAACACACTTTGCAGTGGGCCAGAGACACCTTCGAAGGACTATTCAAACAGGCTGCGGAGAGCGCAGCTCAGCACATCTCCGATCCTCTATTTATTGAGAGGACTCTGAAGCTGCCTGGTGTTCAGCCCTTGGAAGTCCTGGAAGCTGTTAAAACAGCTTTAATAGACGAGAGACCAAGATCTTTTACGGACTGTGTAGCGTGGGCTCGCTGCCACTGGCAAGAACAGTACAGCAACCAAATTAGACAGCTGTTGTTCAACTTCCCCCCTGACCAAGTGACCACCAGCGGTCAACCGTTTTGGTCAGGTCCCAAACGATGCCCGGTACCACTGacattcgatttgaatgatcGCTTGCATTTGGACTATATCATTGCCACGGCAAATTTGAAAGCAGCAGTTTATGGGATACCCCCGATCCGCAACCGCAATGACATTGCAAGCATTGTATCGCAAATCAAAGTACCAGACTTTGTACCCAAGTCAGGTGTGAAAATCGCAGAGACTGATTCTCAGGTTCAGGTTTCCAACGGAAGTGGAAATGTGGATCACGATAGGCTGAACCAGCTGCAAGAAGAGCTGGCAAACGCCGAAGGACTCGACGGACTCGTCATTCACCCACAAGAGTTTGAGAAGGACGATGACACCAACTTCCATATCGACTTCATTGTAGCAGCCTCAAATCTTCGCGCAGCAAACTACAAAATCCCACAGGCGGATAGGCATAAAAGCAAGTTGATTGCTGGGAAAATTATACCTGCTATTGCAACAACAACATCCGTCGTTGCCGGCCTCGTATGCCTCGAACTTATCAAGCTAGCCCGAGGCGTTACAGACCTATCGATATACAAGAACGGATTCGTCAATCTTGCTCTACCTTTCTTTGGATTTTCCGAGCCGATTGCTGCTCCAAAATTGAAGTATTACGATACGGAATGGACTTTGTGGGACCGCTTTGAAGTAAAGGGAGAATTAACTCTGAAAGAATTCTTGGATTACTTCAAAGAAAAGCATAATCTTGAGGTCACAATGTTATCACAGGGAGTTTGTATGctctattcatttttcatggCAAAAGCAAAGTGCCAAGAGAGAATGGGCTTGCCTATGTCGGAGGTAGTCAAAAAGGTTTCTAAGAAGAAACTGGAGCCCCATGTACGTGCTTTGGTTTTTGAACTCTGCTGCAACGATAGTGATGGCAACGACGTCGAGGTCCCCTACGTACGTTACACACTGCCCTGA